A genomic stretch from Hemicordylus capensis ecotype Gifberg chromosome 1, rHemCap1.1.pri, whole genome shotgun sequence includes:
- the NEK2 gene encoding serine/threonine-protein kinase Nek2 has translation MPPTRPEDYDVLLTIGAGSYGRCQKVRRRADGKVLVWKELDYGSMTESEKQMLVSEVNLLRELKHPNIVRYYDRIIDRTNTTLYIVMEYCEGGDLATLIARCTKERHYLEQNFILRVLTQLTLALKECHRRSDGGHTVLHRDLKPANIFLDGKKNVKLGDFGLARILHHDTSFAKTFVGTPYYMSPEQINRMSYNEKSDIWSLGCLLYELCALSPPFTAFNQKELAEKIREGKFRRIPYRYSDQLNELLTKMLNLKDYCRPSVEEILQNPLIADLVSEEQGKNMERRGRRSGEQDKPEKLSGSPMNELKLKEQQLQEKERAIREREHRLEQRERELCVRERLAEDKLARAENLMKNYSLFGHQRLLLPTSSPDDEMSPVFPTKTRKKKVQFGDESKENIQCSNSLEHSPLSKDKGSNLKKRLYAANLRAQALCELEKHYQLKSRQLLGMR, from the exons ATGCCGCCGACCCGACCCGAAGACTACGACGTGCTCCTCACTATCGGCGCTGGCTCCTACGGCAGGTGTCAGAAGGTGCGGCGGAGGGCAGACGGCAAG GTCTTGGTCTGGAAAGAACTAGACTATGGATCTATGACGGAATCTGAGAAACAAATGCTTGTTTCTGAAGTGAACTTGCTTCGTGAGCTAAAACATCCAAACATTGTCCGGTATTATGATCGGATAATTGACAGAACAAACACAACTCTTTATATAGTGATGGAATACTGTGAAGGAGGAGACCTGGCTACTCTGATTGCTAGATGCACAAAAGAAAG ACATTATTTGGAGCAAAACTTTATCTTACGAGTTCTCACTCAGTTGACCTTGGCCTTGAAGGAGTGTCACAGGCGGAGTGATGGTGGCCACACAGTGCTTCATCGGGACCTAAAGCCAGCAAATATTTTCCTAGATGGCAAGAAGAATGTGAAGCTTGGAGACTTTGGACTGGCCAGGATACTGCACCATGACACCAGTTTTGCAAAAACATTTGTTGGTACACCATATTACATGTCTCCA GAACAAATAAATCGTATGTCCTACAATGAGAAATCTGATATCTGGTCTCTAGGATGCCTGCTATATGAGTTGTGTGCCTTGTC GCCTCCATTTACAGCTTTTAACCAAAAAGAGCTAGCTGAAAAGATAAGAGAAGGAAAGTTCAGAAGAATCCCATACCGTTATTCGGATCAGCTGAATGAACTTCTGACAAAGATGTTAAACCTAAAG GATTACTGCCGGCCTTCAGTTGAAGAAATTCTTCAAAACCCCTTGATAGCAGACTTGGTGTCTGAGGAGCAAGGGAAAAACATGGAGAGAAGAGGGCGACGATCAGGAGAGCAAGATAAACCCGAGAAACTTTCAGGAAGTCCAATGAatgaattgaaattgaaagagcAGCAGCTTCAAGAAAAGGAGAGAGccataagagagagagaacatagaCTAGAAC AGAGAGAGCGGGAGCTATGTGTTCGGGAGAGACTGGCAGAAGACAAACTTGCTAG GGCTGAGAACTTGATGAAGAATTACAGCTTGTTCGGGCACCAAAGACTATTGTTACCGACATCTAGCCCAG ATGATGAAATGTCGCCAGTCTTCCCTACAAAAACAAGGAAGAAGAAGGTTCAGTTTGGTGATGAAAGTAAAGAAAACATTCAGTGTAGCAACAGCCTGGAGCATTCTCCCCTCTCAAAAGACAAAGGCTCTAATCTGAAGAAAAGGCTTTATGCAGCTAACCTACGGGCCCAAGCTCTCTGTGAACTGGAGAAACATTATCAGCTGAAAAGCCGGCAACTCCTTGGGATGCGTTGA